A window of Lentibacillus sp. Marseille-P4043 contains these coding sequences:
- a CDS encoding YugN family protein, translating to MIELQTELEGKKTYYRNVLKHSKRLDYTLGGCWDYHKGCLDSILWREAGETIYLRLPFKVLEGELDRPNALIEFEKPYVIKHVVNTGLDKDVNALATVSGFSQFQDPLDQDGRIKDKNEWEENGEQAVDQIVDQVSFL from the coding sequence TTGATCGAATTACAAACAGAACTTGAAGGAAAGAAAACCTATTACCGTAACGTGCTGAAGCATTCGAAACGTCTTGATTATACTTTAGGTGGGTGCTGGGATTACCATAAGGGATGCTTAGATTCGATTTTGTGGCGTGAAGCGGGAGAAACAATTTATCTAAGACTCCCTTTTAAAGTATTAGAAGGAGAATTGGATCGCCCTAATGCCTTAATTGAATTTGAAAAACCGTATGTCATCAAGCATGTAGTCAATACCGGATTAGATAAGGATGTCAACGCTTTGGCTACCGTTTCCGGGTTTAGCCAATTTCAAGATCCATTGGACCAAGACGGACGTATAAAAGATAAAAATGAATGGGAAGAAAATGGTGAACAAGCTGTAGATCAAATAGTGGATCAGGTTAGTTTTTTGTAA
- the sspJ gene encoding small acid-soluble spore protein SspJ, with translation MDFSNNKQQNKQSISAKSNQAFLNSLDDAEKALAGDPLQEAVRKKKSGQQYK, from the coding sequence ATGGATTTCTCTAATAACAAACAACAAAACAAACAATCCATTTCGGCTAAAAGCAATCAAGCCTTTTTAAATTCTTTAGATGATGCAGAAAAAGCATTGGCTGGAGATCCTTTACAAGAAGCTGTCAGAAAGAAAAAAAGCGGGCAACAATATAAATAA
- a CDS encoding transposase, translating into MRVLLVAGSIATPIIMFYLQKRWIKFRFVFNLAAIISALIFGNIASLSIHQIIKDNMVFMTTIHAIFLNPFFLITGSYIGIYILYRLLRITLEESTGVDL; encoded by the coding sequence GTGAGGGTTTTATTGGTTGCCGGAAGTATTGCAACACCTATTATTATGTTCTATTTACAAAAGCGCTGGATAAAGTTTCGATTCGTTTTTAATTTAGCTGCAATCATATCTGCGCTTATATTTGGAAATATTGCCTCTCTATCCATTCATCAAATCATTAAAGATAATATGGTTTTTATGACTACCATTCACGCTATTTTCTTAAATCCCTTTTTTCTAATTACTGGTTCTTATATAGGAATATATATCCTTTATCGACTGTTACGAATAACCTTAGAAGAATCAACGGGTGTAGATCTTTAG
- a CDS encoding DUF378 domain-containing protein gives MDVLKRIALALVIIGAINWGLIGFFQFDLVAAIFGGQAAPLSRVVYALVGISGLFCIGLLFNPVENESTIRGSSIQTNRINYGTEFGEERNFSNEDDPRNKE, from the coding sequence ATGGATGTCTTAAAGCGAATCGCGCTAGCCTTAGTAATCATTGGTGCAATTAATTGGGGGCTAATTGGTTTTTTTCAATTTGATTTGGTTGCCGCAATTTTTGGTGGTCAGGCTGCTCCTTTATCAAGGGTTGTCTATGCACTTGTTGGCATAAGTGGTTTATTTTGTATAGGCTTATTGTTTAATCCAGTTGAAAATGAAAGTACAATTAGAGGTAGCTCTATCCAGACAAACAGAATAAATTATGGTACTGAGTTTGGTGAAGAGAGAAACTTCTCAAATGAAGATGACCCAAGAAATAAGGAATGA
- a CDS encoding MarR family winged helix-turn-helix transcriptional regulator — translation MQLSKHNLHRAQWTILYYLHNYGPATHVEISHYQGVEKPTITRTFTRLEELGYVEKSPSKDRREKRMRLTEHGKTVYENVRVTIDQFEQEILEGISEEEQLEIIRIMEEIRNNIMK, via the coding sequence GTGCAACTAAGCAAACATAACCTGCATCGGGCACAGTGGACCATCTTGTACTACTTACACAATTATGGCCCTGCAACACATGTAGAGATTTCCCATTACCAAGGTGTAGAGAAGCCCACCATAACTAGGACCTTTACTCGTTTAGAAGAATTAGGTTATGTCGAAAAATCACCAAGTAAGGATAGGCGCGAAAAACGAATGCGGCTTACAGAACATGGTAAAACCGTTTATGAGAATGTCCGTGTTACCATCGATCAATTTGAACAAGAAATTTTGGAAGGAATATCAGAAGAGGAACAATTAGAGATTATCCGGATTATGGAAGAAATCAGAAATAATATTATGAAGTAA
- a CDS encoding DUF3243 domain-containing protein, giving the protein MSVLDNFDGWKEFLGSRLQDAQNKGMDGESMNSIATEVGDYLAANVDPKNDEQRLLSDLWNSADENQKQALASTMINLVKNSK; this is encoded by the coding sequence ATGTCAGTATTAGACAATTTTGACGGATGGAAGGAATTTCTTGGTAGCCGCCTTCAAGACGCACAAAATAAAGGCATGGATGGAGAATCGATGAATAGTATTGCTACTGAGGTTGGAGACTATTTGGCAGCTAATGTTGATCCAAAAAATGATGAGCAACGATTATTGAGTGATCTTTGGAATTCAGCTGATGAAAATCAAAAGCAAGCTTTGGCAAGTACAATGATAAACTTAGTCAAAAATTCCAAATAA